In one window of Canis lupus baileyi chromosome 12, mCanLup2.hap1, whole genome shotgun sequence DNA:
- the SLC5A6 gene encoding sodium-dependent multivitamin transporter produces the protein MSVGVDTCPWLPGTDTDTVTSTFSLVDYVVFVLLLVFSLAIGLYHALRGWGQHTVGQLLMADRKMSCLPVALSLLATFQSAVAILGVPSEIYRFGTQYWFLGCSYFLGLLIPAHVFIPVFYRLHLTSAYEYLELRFNKAVRVCGTVTFIFQMVIYMGVVLYAPSLALNAVTGFDLWLSVLTIGIVCTVYTALGGLKAVIWTDVFQTLVMFLGQLVVIIVGSRKVGGMVHVWEVASKHGRISGIELDPDPFVRHTFWTLAFGGVFMMLSLYGVNQAQVQRYLSSRTEKAAVLSCYAVFPCQQVVLCMSCLIGLVMFVYYQKCPMSTQQAQAAPDQFVLYFVMDLLKGLPGLPGLFVACLFSGSLSTISSAFNSLATVTMEDLIRPWFPQFSEVQAIMLSRILAFGYGLLCLGMAYISSQMGPVLQAALSIFGMVGGPLLGLFCLGMFFPCANPPGAIVGLLAGLIMAFWIGIGSIVTNMASGMAPSPSNTSSFFLPSNLTTVTMTTLMPSTTLSKPTGLKRLYSLSYLWYSAHNSTTVIVVGLIVSLLTGGMRGRTLNPRTIYPVLPRLLALLPLSCQKRFHCISYSQDLSADTAEFPEKMSNGMLKNSRDEAVAVPEEGSAHQGNSPTFILQETSL, from the exons ATGAGTGTAGGGGTggacacctgcccctggctcccaggcacagacacagatACGGTCACGTCTACCTTCTCCCTTGTGGACTATGTGGTGTTTGTTCTGCTGCTGGTTTTCTCACTTGCTATTGGCCTCTACCATGCCCTTCGGGGCTGGGGCCAGCACACCGTTGGCCAACTGCTCATGGCGGACCGCAAAATGAGCTGTCTTCCTGTGGCTCTGTCCCTGCTGGCCACTTTCCAATCAGCCGTGGCCATCTTGGGTGTGCCATCTGAGATCTACCGCTTTGGGACCCAGTATTGGTTCCTGGGCTGCTCCTATTTCCTGGGCCTGCTGATCCCTGCACATGTCTTCATCCCTGTCTTCTACCGCCTGCATCTCACCAGTGCCTATGAG TACTTGGAGCTCCGATTCAATAAAGCTGTGCGGGTTTGTGGGACCGTGACTTTCATCTTCCAGATG GTGATCTACATGGGAGTTGTGCTCTACGCACCATCATTGGCCCTCAATGCAG TAACTGGCTTTGACCTGTGGCTCTCAGTGCTGACCATAGGCATTGTCTGTACTGTCTATACTGCTCTG ggtgggctgaaggcagtcatCTGGACAGACGTGTTCCAGACGCTGGTTATGTTCCTAGGACAGCTGGTGGTTATTATAGTGGGGTCACGCAAGGTGGGCGGCATGGTGCATGTGTGGGAAGTGGCTTCCAAGCATGGCCGCATCTCTGGGATCGA GCTGGATCCAGATCCTTTTGTTCGGCACACTTTCTGGACATTGGCTTTCGGGGGTGTCTTCATGATGCTCTCCTTGTATGGAGTGAACCAGGCTCAGGTGCAGCGCTACCTCAGTTCCCGCACAGAGAAGGCCGCTGTGCT CTCCTGCTATGCAGTCTTCCCTTGCCAGCAGGTGGTCCTCTGCATGAGCTGCCTCATTGGCCTGGTCATGTTTGTCTACTACCAGAAGTGTCCCATGAGTACCCAGCAGGCTCAAGCAGCCCCTGACCAG TTTGTCCTGTATTTTGTGATGGATCTCCTGAAAGGCCTGCCGGGCCTGCCTGGGCTCTTTGTTGCCTGCCTCTTCAGTGGCTCCCTCAG CACCATATCATCTGCTTTTAATTCATTGGCAACTGTTACGATGGAAGATCTGATCCGACCCTGGTTCCCTCAGTTCTCTGAAGTCCAGGCCATCATGCTTTCCAGAATCCTTG CCTTTGGCTATGGGCTGCTTTGTCTGGGAATGGCCTATATTTCTTCCCAGATGGGACCCGTGCTACAG GCAGCACTCAGCATCTTTGGCATGGTTGGGGGGCCGCTGCTGGGACTCTTCTGCCTTGGGATGTTCTTTCCTTGTGCCAACCCTCCT GGTGCCATTGTGGGCCTGTTGGCTGGACTCATCATGGCCTTCTGGATCGGCATCGGGAGCATAGTGACCAACATGGCCTCCGGCatggctccttctccctctaataCATCCAGCTTTTTCCTGCCTAGCAACCTGACCACTGTCACCATGACCACATTGATGCCCTCAACCACCCTCTCCAA ACCTACAGGGCTGAAACGGCTCTATTCCTTGTCATATTTATGGTACAGCGCACACAACTCCACCACTGTCATTGTGGTGGGCCTGATTGTCAGTCTGCTTACTG GGGGAATGCGGGGCCGGACCCTGAATCCTCGGACCATTTACCCAGTGTTGCCAAGACTCCTTGCTCTCCTGCCCTTGTCCTGTCAGAAGCGATTTCACTGCATAAGCTACAGCCAG GACCTCTCGGCAGACACTGCTGAATTTCCAGAGAAGATGAGTAATGGGATGTTGAAGAACAGCAGAGATGAGGCCGTGGCAGTGCCTGAAGAAGGCTCAGCTCACCAGGGGAACAGCCCCACCTTCATCCTCCAAGAGACCTCACTGTGA